A region of Nostoc sp. 'Peltigera membranacea cyanobiont' N6 DNA encodes the following proteins:
- a CDS encoding DUF1993 domain-containing protein, translating to MTISMYQASIPVSIRTLNNLINILQKGATYAETKKIDPSVFINSRLSPDMFPLSKQVQIASDIVNRGAARLALIEPLQFEDNETTFPQLIDRIQKTISHLNTFKPEQIDGSEEREITLQMRDKTLSFQGMPYLFHFVLPNLYFHVTTAYNILRHCGVELGKQDFLGQP from the coding sequence ATGACCATTTCAATGTACCAAGCTTCAATACCTGTATCTATTCGCACACTGAATAATCTGATAAATATTCTGCAAAAAGGTGCTACTTATGCGGAAACTAAAAAAATAGATCCTTCTGTGTTTATAAATAGTCGTCTATCCCCAGATATGTTTCCGTTATCAAAACAAGTACAAATTGCCTCTGATATTGTAAATAGAGGTGCTGCACGATTAGCTCTTATAGAACCACTCCAATTTGAGGATAATGAAACTACATTCCCTCAACTTATTGACCGCATTCAAAAAACTATCTCTCATTTAAATACGTTTAAACCTGAACAAATTGACGGTTCAGAAGAAAGAGAAATTACCCTACAAATGCGTGACAAGACTTTATCTTTTCAAGGAATGCCATATCTGTTCCATTTTGTTTTACCAAACCTTTATTTCCATGTCACAACAGCATATAACATTCTCAGACACTGCGGTGTCGAACTTGGCAAACAGGACTTTCTTGGTCAGCCTTAA